The following proteins are co-located in the Microbacterium sp. SORGH_AS_0888 genome:
- a CDS encoding aconitate hydratase, giving the protein MSTVDSFGAKSTLTVGSTDYEIFRIDAVEGYEKLPFSLKVLLENLLRTEDGANVTDEQIRALGSWNPSAEPDTEIQFTPARVVMQDFTGVPCIVDLATMREAVTALGGDPSKINPLSPAEMVIDHSVIADLFGTENALERNVDIEYERNGERYQFLRWGQTAFDDFKVVPPGTGIVHQVNIEHLAKVVYDRQVNGVLRAYPDTCVGTDSHTTMVNGLGVLGWGVGGIEAEAAMLGQPVSMLIPRVVGFKLTGEIPAGVTATDVVLTITDMLRKHGVVGKFVEFYGAGVASVPLANRATIGNMSPEFGSTAAIFPIDEVTLDYLRLTGRDEQTVALVEAYAKEQKLWHDPAVEPSYSEYMELDLGTVVPSIAGPKRPQDRILLSEAKEQFEKDIVNYATPSGSDSIVDLESDQSFPASDPGPVPGEEETHTGEILISSGGPAAASKPVKVTPADGTPYILDNGAVTLAAITSCTNTSNPSVMIAAGLLARKAREKGLKQKPWVKTTLGPGSKVVTDYYEKSGLDKDLEGLGFYTVGYGCTICIGNSGPLIEEVSAAINDNDLAVTAVLSGNRNFEGRISPDVKMNYLASPPLVVAYALAGSMNFDFEKDALGTGADGEKVYLKDIWPAPDEVQEIIDSSISRDQFITQYATVFDGDERWRNLPTPTGPVFEWDADSTYVRKAPYFDGMRMELTPVSDITGARVMATLGDSVTTDHISPAGNIKAGTPAAQYLTEHGVAQKDFNSYGSRRGNHEVMIRGTFANIRLKNELVAAVNDGKIVEGGYTRDFTQPGGPQSYIFDACMNYQAAGTPLVVLGGKEYGSGSSRDWAAKGTNLLGVKAVITESFERIHRSNLIGMGVVPLQFPEGESWKSLGLDGTEIISITGLEQLNEGVTPKTVRVTAEPSEFSPAGKETIEFDAKVRIDTPGEADYYRNGGILQYVLRSLV; this is encoded by the coding sequence GTGTCGACGGTAGACAGCTTCGGAGCCAAGAGCACCCTGACGGTCGGCAGCACCGACTACGAGATCTTCCGCATCGATGCGGTGGAGGGCTACGAGAAGCTGCCCTTCAGCCTCAAGGTGCTGCTGGAGAACCTGCTCCGGACGGAGGACGGCGCGAACGTCACGGATGAGCAGATCCGGGCTCTCGGCTCCTGGAACCCGAGTGCCGAGCCGGACACCGAGATCCAGTTCACGCCCGCTCGCGTGGTGATGCAGGACTTCACCGGCGTTCCCTGCATCGTCGACCTCGCCACGATGCGCGAGGCCGTGACGGCGCTCGGCGGCGACCCGAGCAAGATCAACCCGCTGTCGCCGGCCGAGATGGTCATCGACCACTCGGTGATCGCCGACCTGTTCGGCACGGAGAACGCGCTCGAGCGCAACGTCGACATCGAGTACGAGCGCAACGGCGAGCGCTACCAGTTCCTGCGTTGGGGACAGACGGCCTTCGACGACTTCAAGGTCGTCCCGCCCGGGACGGGCATCGTCCACCAGGTCAACATCGAGCACCTCGCGAAGGTGGTCTACGACCGCCAGGTCAACGGCGTGCTCCGCGCCTACCCCGACACCTGCGTGGGAACCGACTCGCACACGACGATGGTCAACGGCCTCGGCGTGCTCGGCTGGGGCGTCGGCGGCATCGAGGCCGAGGCCGCCATGCTCGGTCAGCCGGTCTCCATGCTCATCCCGCGCGTCGTGGGCTTCAAGCTCACGGGAGAGATCCCCGCCGGTGTCACGGCGACCGACGTGGTCCTCACGATCACGGACATGCTGCGCAAGCACGGCGTGGTCGGAAAGTTCGTCGAGTTCTACGGCGCGGGCGTCGCATCCGTGCCGCTGGCCAACCGTGCCACGATCGGCAACATGAGCCCGGAGTTCGGCTCGACGGCGGCGATCTTCCCGATCGACGAGGTCACGCTCGACTACCTGCGCCTCACGGGCCGCGACGAGCAGACGGTCGCGCTGGTGGAGGCGTATGCCAAGGAGCAGAAGCTCTGGCACGACCCGGCCGTGGAGCCCTCCTACAGCGAGTACATGGAGCTCGACCTGGGAACGGTCGTCCCCTCGATCGCCGGGCCGAAGCGTCCGCAGGACCGCATCCTGCTGAGCGAGGCCAAGGAGCAGTTCGAGAAGGACATCGTCAACTACGCGACGCCGTCGGGGTCCGACTCGATCGTCGACCTGGAGTCCGACCAGTCGTTCCCGGCCTCCGACCCGGGCCCGGTGCCCGGCGAGGAGGAGACCCACACCGGCGAGATCCTCATCTCGAGCGGTGGCCCGGCGGCGGCGTCGAAGCCCGTGAAGGTCACCCCGGCCGACGGCACGCCGTACATCCTCGACAACGGTGCGGTGACGCTCGCGGCGATCACCTCGTGCACCAACACGTCCAACCCCTCCGTGATGATCGCGGCGGGCCTCCTGGCGCGCAAGGCGCGCGAGAAGGGCCTGAAGCAGAAGCCGTGGGTCAAGACCACGCTCGGCCCGGGCTCGAAGGTCGTCACCGACTACTACGAGAAGTCGGGCCTGGACAAGGACCTCGAAGGCCTCGGGTTCTACACGGTCGGCTACGGATGCACGATCTGCATCGGGAACTCCGGTCCGCTCATCGAAGAGGTCTCCGCCGCGATCAACGACAACGACCTCGCGGTCACGGCCGTGCTGTCGGGCAACCGCAACTTCGAGGGACGCATCAGCCCCGACGTGAAGATGAACTACCTGGCGTCGCCGCCGCTGGTCGTGGCCTACGCCCTCGCCGGATCGATGAACTTCGACTTCGAGAAGGATGCCCTGGGCACCGGCGCCGACGGCGAGAAGGTGTACCTCAAGGACATCTGGCCCGCACCCGACGAGGTGCAGGAGATCATCGACTCCTCGATCTCTCGCGACCAGTTCATCACGCAGTACGCGACCGTCTTCGACGGTGACGAGCGCTGGCGGAACCTCCCGACCCCGACGGGTCCCGTGTTCGAGTGGGATGCCGACTCCACCTACGTCCGCAAGGCGCCGTACTTCGACGGCATGCGGATGGAGCTGACACCGGTCTCCGACATCACGGGCGCGCGTGTCATGGCGACGCTCGGCGACTCGGTCACGACCGACCACATCAGCCCTGCCGGCAACATCAAGGCGGGAACGCCGGCCGCGCAGTACCTCACCGAGCACGGTGTCGCGCAGAAGGACTTCAACTCCTACGGCTCGCGCCGCGGCAACCACGAGGTCATGATCCGCGGCACGTTCGCGAACATCCGCCTCAAGAACGAGCTGGTCGCCGCCGTCAACGACGGCAAGATCGTCGAGGGCGGCTACACCCGCGACTTCACGCAGCCCGGCGGTCCGCAGTCGTACATCTTCGACGCCTGCATGAACTACCAGGCCGCGGGCACCCCGCTCGTCGTCCTCGGAGGCAAGGAGTACGGTTCGGGCTCGTCGCGCGACTGGGCGGCGAAGGGAACGAACCTGCTCGGTGTGAAGGCCGTGATCACCGAGAGCTTCGAGCGCATCCACCGCTCCAACCTGATCGGCATGGGTGTCGTGCCGCTGCAGTTCCCCGAGGGGGAGAGCTGGAAGTCGCTGGGGCTGGACGGCACGGAGATCATCTCCATCACGGGTCTCGAGCAGCTCAACGAGGGAGTGACGCCGAAGACGGTGCGCGTCACGGCCGAGCCGAGCGAGTTCTCGCCCGCCGGCAAGGAGACGATCGAGTTCGACGCGAAGGTCCGCATCGACACGCCCGGTGAGGCCGACTACTACCGCAACGGCGGGATCCTGCAGTACGTGCTCCGCTCGCTGGTCTGA
- a CDS encoding DUF3159 domain-containing protein yields MSDDDRPSTTPPAASEALGQALGAAARRAGLDPAEGATTGHVVWRAMGGWRGVAESVLPSLVFVIVFTVTLDPATGQGDLWLSLGLSVGLAAVFTVVRLVTRSAVTAALGGLVATAAAAALALWTGRGQDNFVLGFFTNGAYGTAFLVSAVIGWPLIGLAAGWLMNEGTAWRRDRRKRRVFTLLSLAWAALFALRLAVQLPLYFTGAVALLGALKIAMGLPLFAPLVAVTWLAARALYPRAAKAPDARSERPAE; encoded by the coding sequence ATGAGCGACGACGACCGGCCTTCGACCACTCCGCCCGCCGCCTCCGAGGCGCTGGGGCAGGCGCTGGGCGCGGCGGCGCGGCGCGCGGGCCTCGACCCCGCGGAGGGGGCGACGACCGGGCACGTCGTCTGGCGCGCGATGGGCGGATGGCGCGGGGTCGCCGAGTCGGTGCTCCCCAGCCTCGTGTTCGTCATCGTCTTCACGGTGACCCTCGACCCGGCGACCGGGCAGGGAGACCTGTGGCTCTCGCTCGGTCTGTCGGTCGGGCTCGCGGCGGTGTTCACGGTGGTGCGGCTCGTCACGCGCAGCGCGGTCACCGCAGCCCTCGGCGGACTGGTCGCGACGGCCGCAGCCGCGGCTCTGGCGTTGTGGACGGGCCGTGGCCAGGACAACTTCGTCCTCGGATTCTTCACCAACGGCGCCTACGGCACCGCCTTCCTCGTCTCCGCCGTGATCGGGTGGCCGCTGATCGGACTGGCGGCGGGCTGGCTCATGAACGAGGGGACGGCCTGGCGGCGCGATCGCCGCAAGCGGCGTGTGTTCACGCTGCTCTCGCTCGCCTGGGCGGCGCTGTTCGCGCTGCGGCTCGCCGTCCAGCTCCCGCTCTACTTCACCGGCGCGGTCGCGCTGCTGGGCGCCCTGAAGATCGCGATGGGCCTCCCGCTGTTCGCGCCGCTCGTGGCCGTGACCTGGCTCGCTGCGCGCGCGCTCTACCCGCGTGCGGCGAAGGCCCCCGATGCCCGCTCCGAGCGCCCCGCCGAGTGA
- a CDS encoding DUF3710 domain-containing protein yields the protein MTDASITPAEKSSPEDRATAGPFDDSEANPVRPYIDLGAIKVLPREGLNLRLEVEEQTKRIVAVGLDLAGSTLQVQAFAAPRSSGLWDETREQIRQQVRQQGGRVEERTGPLGRELLAEVPVTAGQESGMRLARFVGVDGPRWFLRGVIGGAATGDVDAAAEVEDLFRSLVVVRGTTPMPPRDLIPLKMPATPGSA from the coding sequence ATGACGGATGCATCCATCACCCCCGCCGAGAAGTCGTCGCCGGAGGACCGCGCCACCGCTGGGCCCTTCGACGACTCCGAGGCGAACCCGGTCCGCCCCTACATCGACCTCGGCGCGATCAAGGTCCTCCCGCGGGAGGGGCTGAACCTCCGGCTCGAGGTGGAGGAGCAGACCAAGCGCATCGTCGCCGTCGGACTCGACCTCGCGGGCTCCACGCTCCAGGTGCAGGCCTTCGCGGCGCCGCGTTCGAGCGGGCTCTGGGACGAGACGCGGGAGCAGATCCGGCAGCAGGTGCGGCAGCAGGGCGGTCGTGTCGAAGAGCGCACCGGGCCGCTCGGGCGAGAGCTGCTCGCGGAGGTGCCGGTCACGGCCGGCCAGGAGTCCGGGATGCGGCTCGCCCGCTTCGTGGGCGTGGACGGACCGCGCTGGTTCCTCCGCGGTGTGATCGGGGGCGCGGCCACCGGAGACGTCGACGCTGCCGCCGAGGTGGAGGACCTCTTCCGCTCCCTGGTCGTGGTGCGGGGGACGACCCCCATGCCGCCGCGCGACCTCATCCCGCTGAAGATGCCGGCGACGCCGGGCTCGGCATGA
- the dut gene encoding dUTP diphosphatase has product MTESVDIPIIASAVPVYAHPGDAGADLTSAEAVRIEPGHRALVGTGVRIALPEGYAAFVVPRSGLAARHGITVLNSPGTVDAGYRGELKVALLNTDLSEPYDIAVGDRIAQLIVMPVPPVRFVPVDELPDSVRGEGGFGSTGYAQKEGITA; this is encoded by the coding sequence GTGACCGAAAGCGTGGACATCCCCATTATCGCGTCCGCCGTCCCCGTCTACGCGCACCCGGGTGATGCCGGCGCCGATCTGACGTCGGCCGAGGCCGTGCGGATCGAGCCCGGGCACCGCGCGCTCGTCGGCACGGGGGTGCGGATCGCCCTCCCCGAGGGCTACGCGGCGTTCGTCGTTCCCCGCAGCGGGCTGGCAGCGCGCCACGGCATCACGGTCCTCAACAGCCCGGGAACCGTCGATGCCGGTTACCGCGGCGAGCTCAAGGTCGCGCTGCTGAACACCGACCTCTCGGAGCCCTACGACATCGCCGTGGGCGACCGCATCGCCCAGCTGATCGTGATGCCCGTGCCGCCGGTGCGCTTCGTGCCGGTCGACGAGCTGCCGGACAGCGTTCGCGGCGAGGGCGGTTTCGGCTCCACCGGCTACGCGCAGAAGGAAGGGATCACGGCATGA
- a CDS encoding DUF3093 domain-containing protein: protein MSSSASPSDYRERLTPSLWTIVAAAVCAPMAILVFVPAGAVLALVVGVLVAIAIVSLLLGLAPRVSVSGSTLRAGRAHIDVSFLGEPTALTGDEARALRGPGLPVRSWHLLRGGIDGVVVVPVLDSDDPTPAWVISSRTPDRLAAAVRRAQLRLRTPSR, encoded by the coding sequence ATGTCCTCCAGTGCTTCCCCGTCCGACTACCGGGAGCGGCTCACGCCGTCGCTCTGGACGATCGTGGCGGCCGCCGTGTGCGCGCCCATGGCGATCCTCGTCTTCGTGCCCGCCGGCGCGGTGCTCGCGCTCGTCGTGGGCGTCCTGGTCGCCATCGCGATCGTGAGCCTGCTGCTGGGCCTCGCGCCCCGCGTCTCGGTGAGCGGCTCGACCCTGCGGGCCGGTCGGGCGCACATCGACGTCTCGTTCCTCGGAGAGCCGACCGCCCTCACCGGCGATGAGGCGCGGGCGCTGCGCGGTCCGGGGCTCCCCGTGCGGTCCTGGCACCTGCTGCGCGGCGGCATCGACGGGGTCGTGGTCGTTCCCGTCCTCGACTCGGACGACCCGACGCCGGCCTGGGTGATCTCCAGCCGGACACCGGACAGGCTCGCCGCCGCGGTCCGCCGCGCTCAGCTCAGGCTGCGCACTCCGAGCAGATAG
- a CDS encoding DUF4193 domain-containing protein: MATDYDAPRKTEDDSESIEALKERVPDKLSGSVDVEDADNPAGFELPGADLSDLELDVVVLPAQEDEFTCVSCFLVKHRSQLDHEESYGPICSECAA, translated from the coding sequence ATGGCCACGGATTACGACGCCCCCCGCAAGACCGAGGATGACAGCGAGTCGATCGAGGCGCTCAAGGAGCGTGTTCCCGACAAGCTCTCAGGGTCGGTCGACGTCGAGGACGCCGACAACCCTGCGGGCTTCGAGCTTCCCGGCGCGGACCTCTCAGACCTCGAGCTCGACGTCGTCGTGCTGCCTGCCCAGGAGGACGAGTTCACCTGCGTGAGCTGCTTCCTCGTGAAGCACCGCTCTCAGCTCGACCACGAGGAGTCCTACGGACCTATCTGCTCGGAGTGCGCAGCCTGA